The genomic interval CGTGCGCGCGATGAACCGCCGCGTGCGGTCGAAAAAGCGGTGTTCCTCCCACGGCGGCGGCACGATGGAGAACACCGCCGTCGACCGATTGGTCCGCAGATCGCTCGCGGGCCGGCGGGTGAGTTCCTGATCCAGTGTCTCGAGGGCGCTTGCGAGTGCCGCAGGGTCGCCGGTGAGTGCAACCGCGCCGCGGTCGGCGACGTACTCGCGGTATCTGGTGACGAGAATCACCGATGCTCGCGTGAGGCCAATAACCGGGAGTGCAGCGAGCAGTACCATCGGGTGTATCTGGAATGGGGACGCCGAATCGTCGTGTGGATCGGCAAGAGCATTGTCAAGCAGCGTATCGAACTTCGCGTTCGGCAGTGCCAGCGCGGTCAGAATCGCCGCATCGCGGTTGACGACGTGGGCGAGTTCGTGCGCGAGGACTGCCTCGAGTTCCTGCGTCGAGAGCCTGTCACAGAGCCCGACTGAGACGGCGATCGTCGACGTGGTCGGTCGAAATCCGGCCGTCGCGGCGACTGGACGGCGCTCGCGACCGAGTCGAACGGTTGGTGCCGGGACGCCTGCCTGGGCTGCGAGGCGGTCGACGCGTGCCTGTAGCTCCGCGAGGCTGCTGGTTGCCGTCTCGGCCAGCACCTCATCGGCGTCGCTGTCGTTTTCGATGACGTCGATATCTTCTGCGAGGTGTTCTTCGACGGTTCCTCCACGTCCCAGTTCACCGGCAATCGTCCGACCCGTGTAGTAGGTTGCGCCGATGACGCCACAGAGCAACCCAACTGCGAGGACGGCCTCGAGCCGTGAAATCAGCGGCGTGGATTCGACGATTGTGTATCCCACAACCCAGGCGATGAGTCCGCCGAGCATGGGCGCGAACGAGCGCAACACGAGAGCTTCGTTGGGAGTAGAGAATTCGCGGGCGAACTGCTC from Natronolimnobius sp. AArcel1 carries:
- a CDS encoding M48 family metallopeptidase; protein product: MATESLQTFRERAGLWIRMAVAGLVAVLGFVLLFVIEIAAIAVMSMFMLVLGAPAVAVLLLFIGLWLGIAGVYRRLMPAPLIVGRISNKWLQGLEQFAREFSTPNEALVLRSFAPMLGGLIAWVVGYTIVESTPLISRLEAVLAVGLLCGVIGATYYTGRTIAGELGRGGTVEEHLAEDIDVIENDSDADEVLAETATSSLAELQARVDRLAAQAGVPAPTVRLGRERRPVAATAGFRPTTSTIAVSVGLCDRLSTQELEAVLAHELAHVVNRDAAILTALALPNAKFDTLLDNALADPHDDSASPFQIHPMVLLAALPVIGLTRASVILVTRYREYVADRGAVALTGDPAALASALETLDQELTRRPASDLRTNRSTAVFSIVPPPWEEHRFFDRTRRFIARTLLGTHPATEKRIERLRTAAADAS